The Pochonia chlamydosporia 170 chromosome 1, whole genome shotgun sequence genome window below encodes:
- a CDS encoding tRNA (uracil-5-)-methyltransferase TRM9 (similar to Metarhizium acridum CQMa 102 XP_007812898.1) has protein sequence MTSDASSYEDTHVHAVYEAIAPHFSATRHKPWPFITQFLTSLPPGAIGLDIGCGNGKYIPVNPTLHVLASDRSPSLVQLARSERNGEVLVADGLALPYRAKSVDFIICIAVIHHLSTRQRRREALAEMMGCLADDGQALVYVWALEQQDSRRGWDENSEQDTLVPWVMRKKGGAPDETYQRYYHLFREGELEEDVVEAGGEVCRGGYERDNWWVIFRRR, from the coding sequence ATGACATCAGACGCCTCATCCTACGAGGACACCCACGTCCACGCCGTCTACGAAGCAATAGCCCCCCATTTCAGCGCAACCCGCCACAAACCATGGCCCTTCATAACCCAGTTCCTCACGTCCCTGCCCCCCGGCGCCATCGGCCTAGACATAGGCTGCGGCAACGGCAAATACATCCCCGTCAACCCAACCCTGCACGTGCTCGCCTCCGACCGCTCCCCGTCGCTCGTCCAGCTCGCCAGGTCCGAACGCAACGGGGAGGTCCTCGTCGCCGACGGGCTGGCGCTGCCGTACCGCGCCAAATCAGTAgacttcatcatctgcatcgCCGTGATACACCACCTCTCCACGAGGCAGCGGCGGCGGGAGGCACTGGCCGAGATGATGGGGTGTTTGGCCGACGACGGACAGGCGCTGGTGTACGTGTGGGCGCTGGAGCAGCAAGACAGCAGGAGGGGGTGGGACGAGAACTCGGAGCAGGACACGCTGGTGCCgtgggtgatgaggaagaagggcgGCGCGCCGGATGAGACGTACCAGCGGTACTATCACTTGTTCAGGGAGGgggagttggaggaggatgttgttgaggctggtggcGAGGTTTGCAGGGGTGGCTACGAGAGGGATAATTGGTGGGTGATATTCAGGAGGAGGTGA
- a CDS encoding NADP:D-xylose dehydrogenase (similar to Verticillium alfalfae VaMs.102 XP_003002561.1), whose product MASTPYTIKWGIMATGGIAETFCKDLLTDPATRSVHDVKHQIVAVSSSTSADRAAEFIKKIDGPSTAKTYGSYGELVADPDVDIIYVATPHSHHFQNAMLALEAGKNVLCEKALTVTASQAKKLVAKAKEKNLFFMEAVWTRYFPLSIKIRELITSGEIGTVYRTLADLSFNENTPRTDGIVNFPDTHRMVNKDLAGGALLDLGIYALTWVFQTLYHIQPSPTKEPPRVLAAINKYRTGADENTSIICQFPNNKSIGVATTSILVGTSPHGTTTAAPAIRIQGSKGEIQVQHPAFRPLSYSVIRKQGDGKVEVVECPIPTDPARGNWGHGMFWEADECARCLRDGKKQSGTLPWDESVVIMETMEEALRQGGVEYPELITTDVFDAKSPLNTGNK is encoded by the exons ATGGCATCCACTCCATACACCATCAAATggggcatcatggccaccgGCGGCATCGCAGAGA CATTCTGCAAAGACCTGCTCACCGACCCGGCCACCCGCTCCGTCCACGATGTGAAGCACCAAATCGTAGCCGTCTCATCTTCCACGTCTGCCGACCGCGCCGCCGAATTcatcaagaagattgacgGCCCGTCTACCGCCAAGACGTACGGCTCGTACGGGGAGCTCGTGGCCGATCCggacgtcgacatcatctACGTGGCTACCCCCCACAGTCACCATTTCCAGAATGCCATGCTGGCGCTGGAAGCGGGCAAGAATGTGCTCTGCGAGAAGGCGCTCACCGTGACGGCCAGccaggccaagaagctggtGGCCAAGGCTAAGGAGAAGAATCTGTTCTTCATGGAGGCCGTGTGGACGAGATACTTTCCCCTGAGTATCAAGATTCGCGAGCTGATTACCAGCGGGGAGATTGGAACCGTCTACAGAACACTAG CCGATCTCTCCTTCAACGAAAACACCCCCCGGACAGACGGCATCGTCAACTTCCCCGACACGCACCGTATGGTCAACAAGGACCTCGCAGGCGGCGCGCTCCTCGATCTCGGCATCTACGCCCTCACATGGGTCTTCCAAACGCTCTACCACATCCAGCCATCACCCACAAAGGAGCCGCCGCGGGTCCtcgccgccatcaacaagtACCGCACCGGCGCCGACGAaaacaccagcatcatctgccAGTTCCCCAACAACAAGTCCATCGGCGTGGCCACCACGTCCATCCTCGTGGGCACCAGCCCGCACGGCACGACGACCGCCGCGCCCGCGATCCGCATCCAGGGCTCCAAGGGCGAGATCCAGGTGCAGCACCCGGCCTTCCGCCCGCTCTCCTACAGCGTCATCAGGAAGCAGGGCGACGGGAAAGTCGAGGTCGTGGAGTGTCCCATCCCGACGGACCCGGCCCGCGGGAACTGGGGCCACGGCATGTTCTGGGAGGCGGACGAGTGCGCGCGGTGCCTGCGCGACggcaagaagcagagcgGCACGCTGCCCTGGGACGAGAGCGTCGTGATTATGGAGacgatggaggaggcgctgcGGCAGGGCGGCGTCGAGTATCCCGAGTTGATTACCACGGATGTCTTTGACGCGAAGAGCCCGCTGAACACGGGGAACAAGTAG